Proteins encoded within one genomic window of bacterium:
- a CDS encoding DUF2911 domain-containing protein: MHIRSARFILALLLLVAPTGSLSAQRLTTPPPGANQRSVVTQYLGMASVTIDYNSPDVTSPAGDDRTGKIWGQLVPWGIAPNPFYPGFGTAENMPWRVGANENTTITVSHDVEIESEPLAAGKYALFMAPGEDEWTIIFNRNASAWGSFFYEPDLDALQVTVKPEKTDFFREWLTFEFDDRQLDTTLAVLHWENLRVPFRVSVPNISELYHQTMTAELTGAVGFSFQNFVRASQWASQQDAYHDDAVKWADAAIAANANFQTISNKAQILNSVGRGEEAMETLDQAIEHPTATVVLVHMAARGLQQQGQMEAANVIFRKNHERHSGEWPVDFGMARVYSEEGNFEKALEHARIALTRAPAGAQKQNLEAQIARLEKGENINP, from the coding sequence ATGCATATAAGGTCGGCCCGCTTCATTCTTGCCCTCCTTCTTCTCGTAGCCCCGACGGGAAGCCTCAGCGCCCAGCGCCTGACGACCCCACCGCCCGGGGCCAACCAGCGTTCCGTCGTCACCCAGTACCTGGGGATGGCCTCCGTGACCATCGACTACAACAGTCCCGACGTCACCAGCCCGGCGGGCGACGACCGGACCGGCAAGATCTGGGGCCAGCTCGTGCCATGGGGTATCGCGCCCAATCCCTTCTACCCGGGGTTTGGCACCGCGGAGAACATGCCGTGGCGGGTCGGCGCGAACGAGAACACGACCATCACCGTCTCCCACGATGTCGAGATCGAGAGCGAGCCCCTGGCGGCCGGCAAGTATGCCCTGTTCATGGCTCCCGGCGAAGACGAGTGGACGATCATCTTCAACCGCAATGCCTCCGCCTGGGGCAGCTTCTTCTACGAGCCGGACCTCGACGCCCTGCAGGTCACGGTGAAACCCGAAAAGACCGATTTCTTCAGAGAGTGGCTGACCTTCGAGTTCGACGACCGCCAGCTCGACACCACCCTGGCCGTACTGCACTGGGAGAACCTCCGGGTGCCCTTCCGCGTCTCGGTTCCGAACATCTCGGAGCTCTACCATCAGACGATGACCGCGGAGCTCACAGGCGCCGTGGGGTTCAGCTTCCAGAACTTCGTCCGGGCGTCCCAATGGGCCTCCCAACAGGACGCCTACCATGACGATGCGGTGAAATGGGCGGACGCCGCCATCGCCGCCAACGCGAACTTCCAGACGATCTCGAACAAAGCCCAGATCCTCAACAGCGTCGGCCGAGGTGAGGAGGCCATGGAAACCCTCGACCAGGCGATCGAGCATCCCACGGCGACCGTGGTCCTCGTACACATGGCCGCCCGGGGCCTGCAGCAGCAGGGTCAGATGGAAGCCGCCAACGTCATCTTCCGCAAAAACCACGAGAGGCACTCGGGAGAGTGGCCGGTCGACTTCGGCATGGCGCGCGTCTACTCGGAGGAAGGTAATTTCGAGAAGGCCCTGGAGCACGCCCGCATCGCCCTGACCCGCGCCCCGGCTGGAGCGCAGAAGCAGAACCTGGAGGCCCAGATCGCTCGCCTCGAGAAGGGGGAGAACATCAACCCCTAG
- a CDS encoding carbohydrate binding family 9 domain-containing protein produces the protein MPIEATRNAVLLLIFALSAATLPAQTQAQAQDTESDGAQTAPTIATRVYDTRRIASEPPVVDGVLNDPVWNTVEWSGNFIQRDPTDGEPPTQQSRFKVVYDDSALYFGFRLEDDPGLMRPILARRDHFPGDWIEVNIDSYQDRRTAFSFTLSLSGTRSDELISNDGDDWDSNWNPVWDGAARVDGEGWTAEMRIPLSQLRFSSAAQQSWGLQVHRRLFRLEERSTWQRIPKGVDGWVSRFGELRGLDDLQPKRRIELTPYGVASGESFEAEPGNPFRDGSDDNLDGGLDGKLGITSNLTLDFTVNPDFGQVEADPSEVNLSAFETFFDERRPFFIEGKEIFDLRLAPATTGGDFTRDTLFYSRRIGRPPGHDPDLPDEAYVDVPGFTRILGAFKLSGKTASGLSLGLLESVTAKEEAAVDLDGERSRLTVEPLTSYFVGRVQQDFEDGDTQIGGMVTAVSRELDDDHLNAMRREAYALGLDFGTYFKNRDYRLEANLLGSEIRGSQEAILEAQESSARYYQRPGNDSATLDPTRESLAGHSGSVRFTRTSNHELMFQTGVAWRSPGFEINDVGFMRNADQINQFTWVGYSKRNPFSIFDRWQLNGNQWLDWDYAGNFLGARYNVNTNAQFKNKYHAGASITRRGESTSNSELRGGPASRWPGSWAYEAWVNSDERRDLRVNLGGYVRRTDDGGGDSRQAWATFSYRPTNAIRLSLSPEYSRNRPELQYIDTVAFAEDERYIFGRLDQETLVLTTRLDYTITPNLTVQLYAAPFVSYGRYSEFKRITDPVAGRYRDRFLVFGAEQIAFDAESETFEVDEDGNGTVDYDFDGPDFDARFLNANVVVRWEYTPGSTVFVVWTQSRESSDLLAPDGDFQEGLDDLFSVEPEDIFLVKFSKWLAF, from the coding sequence GTGCCGATTGAAGCTACGAGGAACGCGGTCCTGCTCCTGATCTTCGCCCTGTCGGCGGCGACCCTCCCCGCTCAGACACAGGCTCAGGCCCAGGACACCGAATCCGACGGCGCGCAGACCGCCCCGACGATCGCAACACGTGTCTACGACACCCGAAGGATAGCGAGCGAGCCCCCGGTCGTCGACGGAGTCCTGAACGACCCGGTCTGGAACACCGTCGAGTGGTCGGGTAACTTCATCCAGCGCGATCCTACGGATGGCGAGCCCCCGACTCAGCAGAGCCGGTTCAAGGTCGTCTACGACGACAGCGCTCTCTACTTTGGATTTCGCCTCGAAGACGATCCGGGGCTGATGAGGCCCATCCTCGCCCGGAGGGACCACTTCCCCGGCGACTGGATCGAGGTCAACATCGACAGCTACCAGGATCGCCGCACCGCCTTCTCCTTCACTCTCAGCCTCTCCGGAACGCGCAGCGACGAGCTCATCTCGAACGACGGCGACGACTGGGACTCCAACTGGAATCCCGTCTGGGACGGAGCCGCGCGGGTCGACGGCGAGGGCTGGACGGCGGAGATGAGGATCCCTTTGAGCCAGCTCCGCTTCAGCAGCGCGGCCCAACAGAGCTGGGGGCTGCAGGTCCATCGACGCCTGTTCAGGCTCGAGGAGCGCTCGACCTGGCAACGGATTCCGAAGGGCGTCGACGGCTGGGTGAGCCGCTTCGGAGAGCTGCGCGGCCTCGACGACCTGCAGCCGAAGCGTCGTATCGAGCTGACACCCTATGGCGTCGCCAGCGGCGAGAGTTTCGAGGCGGAGCCCGGCAATCCCTTTCGCGACGGCAGCGACGACAACCTAGACGGCGGCCTTGACGGCAAGCTCGGGATCACCAGCAACCTCACGCTCGACTTCACCGTCAACCCGGACTTCGGACAGGTCGAGGCCGACCCCTCCGAGGTCAACCTCTCTGCCTTCGAGACCTTCTTCGACGAACGCCGCCCGTTTTTCATCGAGGGCAAAGAGATCTTCGACCTGCGTCTCGCCCCGGCCACCACCGGCGGCGACTTCACTCGGGACACCCTGTTCTATTCGCGGCGCATCGGACGCCCGCCGGGGCACGACCCGGACCTTCCCGATGAGGCTTACGTGGACGTCCCTGGATTCACGAGAATTCTGGGGGCCTTCAAGCTCAGTGGCAAGACCGCCTCCGGCCTCTCGCTGGGCCTGCTGGAAAGCGTCACCGCCAAGGAGGAAGCGGCGGTCGACCTCGACGGCGAGCGCAGCCGGCTGACCGTCGAGCCGCTGACCAGCTATTTCGTCGGGCGCGTGCAGCAGGACTTCGAGGATGGCGACACCCAGATCGGCGGCATGGTGACAGCGGTCAGCCGCGAGCTCGATGACGACCATCTCAATGCCATGCGCCGAGAGGCCTACGCTCTCGGTCTCGATTTCGGCACCTATTTCAAGAACCGCGACTACCGGCTCGAAGCGAATCTCCTGGGAAGCGAGATCCGGGGCAGTCAGGAGGCTATTCTCGAAGCCCAGGAGTCCTCGGCGCGCTACTACCAGCGGCCCGGGAACGACTCGGCGACCCTCGATCCCACCCGGGAATCGCTCGCCGGCCATTCCGGCTCGGTTCGCTTCACGCGTACGAGCAACCACGAGCTCATGTTCCAGACCGGGGTGGCCTGGCGCTCCCCCGGCTTCGAGATCAACGACGTGGGCTTCATGCGCAACGCCGACCAGATCAACCAGTTCACCTGGGTCGGCTACAGCAAGCGCAATCCGTTCAGCATCTTCGACCGCTGGCAACTCAACGGCAACCAGTGGCTCGACTGGGACTACGCCGGCAACTTCCTCGGCGCCAGGTACAACGTCAACACCAACGCCCAGTTCAAGAACAAGTATCACGCCGGCGCCTCGATCACCCGCCGGGGCGAGTCCACCTCCAACAGCGAGCTGCGCGGCGGGCCGGCGTCGCGCTGGCCCGGAAGCTGGGCTTACGAGGCGTGGGTCAACTCGGACGAACGGCGCGATCTCAGAGTCAACCTCGGGGGCTACGTGCGCCGGACCGACGACGGCGGCGGCGATTCCCGGCAAGCCTGGGCGACGTTCTCCTACCGGCCGACCAACGCCATCCGGTTGTCTCTGAGCCCGGAGTACTCGCGCAACCGGCCCGAGCTACAATACATCGACACGGTCGCGTTCGCCGAAGACGAGCGCTACATCTTCGGCCGCCTGGATCAGGAGACCCTCGTCCTCACCACCCGGCTCGACTACACGATCACGCCGAATCTGACCGTGCAGCTATACGCCGCACCTTTCGTCTCTTACGGCAGATACAGCGAGTTCAAGCGCATCACCGACCCGGTCGCCGGCCGCTACCGGGACCGCTTCCTGGTCTTCGGCGCCGAGCAGATCGCTTTCGATGCCGAAAGCGAGACCTTTG
- a CDS encoding GNAT family N-acetyltransferase — protein MNRVHQLTTHEEWDQAWPVLQSLRVELDREAFLESREDLTSSGYELFGLIAEGRVVSVVGLVIHAHVLRGSDCRLCDLATLEAERSKGFGKELVRFVERYARDRGCRRVHIHTGLHRADAQRFYEEHVGWEKSAVVYKKRL, from the coding sequence ATGAACCGAGTTCACCAGCTAACGACCCACGAGGAGTGGGATCAAGCGTGGCCGGTCTTGCAGTCTCTGCGCGTTGAGCTTGACCGCGAGGCCTTCCTCGAATCGCGAGAAGACCTGACCTCGAGCGGGTACGAGCTCTTCGGGTTGATCGCGGAGGGGAGAGTCGTGAGTGTTGTCGGGCTCGTGATCCATGCGCACGTGCTTCGCGGCAGCGATTGTCGGTTGTGCGATCTAGCGACTCTGGAAGCTGAGCGTTCGAAGGGATTCGGGAAAGAGCTCGTTCGGTTCGTGGAGCGGTACGCGAGGGATCGTGGGTGCAGGCGGGTCCACATCCATACTGGGCTTCATCGCGCCGACGCGCAGCGATTCTATGAAGAGCACGTCGGATGGGAGAAGAGTGCGGTCGTGTACAAGAAGAGACTCTGA
- a CDS encoding esterase-like activity of phytase family protein: protein MTKLMRPTGFGLIVIVALAVLLVSPAAAKPARDAGGAQTVVEVEFLGEIVVPTGTVFDGTEIGGLSSITFDARRNVYYALSDDQGNRPTADPVRYYTVAIDLADGTLDAGDVEFVAVTQLFERRKIPFPPGGLDPEGFVLGRAGFLFMSSEGNIFANPIIDPFIKRYNRNGRATANLPIPDKYIPNGIDKGVRFNLSFESLNVTPDGRSLITAGEGALFQDGPASGFTNGSLARILVYDLRKRRPITEYVYEVAPWAEPSAIFGVNGIVEVLPIDDVGTMLVMERSFSVGGVLGGGTGNVVVINEISTQGATDVLGIDALYDGGSPIAFTPVSQREIFAFDDLSIPIDNIEGMTFGPPLPDGRQTLVIVSDNNFSAGQFTQFVVLALDVAPVE from the coding sequence ATGACGAAGCTGATGAGACCAACCGGGTTCGGATTGATCGTCATAGTGGCCCTCGCCGTGTTGCTGGTGTCGCCGGCGGCTGCAAAGCCCGCCAGAGATGCGGGAGGCGCGCAGACCGTTGTCGAAGTCGAGTTCCTCGGGGAAATCGTCGTGCCGACGGGCACGGTCTTCGACGGCACGGAGATCGGCGGCCTGTCGAGCATCACCTTCGACGCTCGCCGGAACGTCTACTACGCGCTATCCGACGATCAGGGCAATCGGCCGACGGCGGACCCCGTCCGGTACTACACCGTTGCCATCGACCTGGCCGATGGAACCCTGGATGCCGGGGACGTGGAGTTCGTTGCCGTCACTCAGCTGTTCGAGAGAAGGAAGATACCGTTCCCGCCCGGCGGTCTCGATCCGGAGGGTTTCGTGCTCGGTCGCGCGGGATTCCTCTTCATGTCCTCGGAGGGGAACATCTTCGCGAATCCAATCATCGACCCGTTCATCAAGCGCTACAACCGGAACGGACGCGCCACCGCAAACCTGCCGATCCCGGACAAGTACATCCCGAACGGCATCGACAAAGGCGTGAGGTTCAACCTCTCGTTCGAGAGCCTGAACGTGACGCCCGACGGACGCAGCCTGATCACGGCGGGCGAGGGCGCACTGTTCCAGGACGGGCCTGCCTCCGGCTTCACGAATGGCAGCCTCGCACGCATCCTCGTCTATGACCTGAGGAAGCGCAGGCCGATCACCGAGTACGTGTACGAGGTGGCGCCGTGGGCGGAGCCGTCGGCGATCTTTGGGGTAAACGGGATCGTCGAAGTCCTGCCGATCGACGACGTCGGGACCATGCTGGTAATGGAGCGATCGTTCTCGGTCGGAGGTGTCCTCGGTGGCGGCACCGGAAACGTAGTCGTGATCAACGAGATCTCGACGCAGGGCGCGACCGACGTCTTGGGCATCGACGCCCTCTACGACGGCGGTTCTCCCATCGCCTTCACACCGGTATCGCAGCGGGAGATTTTCGCATTCGACGATCTAAGTATCCCGATCGACAACATCGAGGGGATGACGTTTGGCCCGCCTCTACCTGACGGGCGGCAGACACTGGTCATCGTCAGCGACAACAACTTCTCCGCCGGGCAGTTCACTCAGTTCGTCGTGCTGGCCTTGGACGTCGCCCCGGTGGAGTGA